The following proteins come from a genomic window of Streptomyces sp. Sge12:
- a CDS encoding MFS transporter: MLRLATASLAGTAIEFYDFFVYGTAAALVLGPLFFPSFSPLAGTLAAFGTFGVGFLARPLGSAVFGHIGDRYGRRPVLLASLLLTGLATVAVGCVPTYGSIGTAAPVLLLLLRFLQGLGLGGEWGGAVLLTAEHAPERRRGLWSSFPQMGPAVGFLLANGLMLGLSASLTDAQFTSWGWRVPFWAAGVLALAGLWLRHSVEETPQFRALAATDRRAEAPLAEVFRGHWRLLLLTGGALAVGYAVFYAVTTWSLAYATEHLTVNRTTMLACIMASVAIKGLVTPLIAMLGDRYGRRPLCLAGCALCAVWMFPLVALLRTADPLLMTIGFTGALLGMVTMFSVVAAYLPELYAPRIRCTGAAVGYNLGGVLGGALTPIVATALADGSGPPWGVALYLTGIALVSLVCFALLPETGPAAVRKRAAAARGTETGAAEAAAPA; the protein is encoded by the coding sequence ATGCTGCGACTGGCCACGGCCTCGCTCGCCGGGACCGCGATCGAGTTCTACGACTTCTTCGTGTACGGGACGGCGGCCGCCCTCGTGCTCGGCCCGCTGTTCTTCCCCTCCTTCTCCCCGCTCGCCGGAACCCTCGCCGCATTCGGCACCTTCGGCGTCGGCTTCCTCGCCCGCCCGCTCGGCTCCGCGGTCTTCGGCCACATCGGCGACCGCTACGGCCGGCGCCCGGTCCTGCTGGCCTCCCTGCTGCTCACCGGCCTGGCCACGGTCGCCGTCGGCTGTGTGCCCACGTACGGCTCGATCGGCACGGCCGCGCCGGTCCTGCTGCTCCTGCTGCGCTTCCTCCAGGGCCTCGGGCTCGGCGGCGAATGGGGCGGCGCCGTGCTGCTCACCGCCGAGCACGCACCCGAGCGGCGGCGCGGACTGTGGTCGAGCTTCCCGCAGATGGGCCCGGCGGTGGGCTTCCTGCTCGCCAACGGTCTGATGCTGGGGCTGTCCGCCTCGCTGACCGACGCCCAGTTCACCTCCTGGGGGTGGCGGGTCCCCTTCTGGGCGGCCGGGGTGCTGGCCCTGGCCGGGCTGTGGCTGCGCCACTCGGTGGAGGAGACCCCGCAGTTCCGGGCGCTCGCGGCGACGGATCGGCGGGCCGAGGCCCCGCTGGCGGAGGTGTTCCGGGGCCACTGGCGGCTGCTCCTGCTGACCGGCGGGGCGCTCGCCGTGGGGTACGCCGTCTTCTACGCCGTCACCACCTGGTCCCTCGCGTACGCCACCGAGCACCTCACCGTGAACCGCACGACGATGCTCGCCTGCATCATGGCCTCGGTCGCGATCAAGGGCCTGGTGACCCCGCTGATCGCGATGCTCGGTGACCGCTACGGGCGGCGGCCGCTGTGCCTGGCCGGGTGTGCGCTGTGCGCCGTGTGGATGTTCCCGCTGGTGGCCCTGTTGCGGACGGCCGATCCGCTGCTGATGACGATCGGCTTCACCGGCGCGCTGCTCGGCATGGTCACGATGTTCTCGGTGGTGGCCGCGTACCTGCCGGAGCTGTACGCGCCGCGGATCCGCTGCACGGGTGCGGCCGTCGGCTACAACCTGGGCGGTGTCCTGGGCGGGGCGCTGACCCCGATCGTGGCGACCGCGCTGGCGGACGGCTCGGGTCCGCCGTGGGGCGTCGCGCTGTACCTGACCGGCATCGCCCTGGTCAGCCTGGTCTGTTTCGCGCTGCTGCCGGAGACCGGTCCGGCGGCCGTGCGCAAGCGGGCGGCCGCGGCCCGGGGCACGGAAACGGGGGCGGCCGAAGCGGCCGCCCCCGCGTAG
- a CDS encoding MBL fold metallo-hydrolase, whose product MTYTGEVKVGGPADVHELADLMISKVAVGPMNNNAYLLRCRATDEQLLIDAAAEADTLLNLIGDDGIASVVTTHRHGDHWGALAEVVEATGARTLAGALDAEGIPVGTDVLVGDGDTITVGRVSLTARHLVGHTPGSIALVYDDPHGHPHVFTGDCLFPGGVGNTHDDPKAFASLIDDVQHKLFEQLPDETWVYPGHGNDTTLGAERPHLAEWRERGW is encoded by the coding sequence ATGACGTACACCGGAGAGGTCAAGGTCGGCGGTCCGGCCGACGTGCACGAACTCGCGGACCTGATGATTTCCAAGGTCGCGGTGGGTCCGATGAACAACAACGCCTACCTGCTGCGCTGCCGCGCCACCGACGAGCAGCTGCTCATCGACGCGGCCGCCGAGGCCGACACCCTGCTCAACCTGATCGGCGACGACGGCATCGCGTCCGTCGTCACCACCCACCGGCACGGCGACCACTGGGGCGCGCTCGCCGAGGTGGTCGAGGCGACCGGCGCGCGGACCCTCGCGGGCGCCCTCGACGCGGAGGGCATCCCCGTCGGCACGGACGTCCTGGTCGGCGACGGGGACACGATCACGGTCGGGCGGGTCTCGCTGACCGCCCGCCACCTGGTCGGGCACACCCCCGGCTCGATCGCGCTGGTCTACGACGACCCGCACGGACACCCGCACGTGTTCACCGGCGACTGCCTCTTCCCGGGCGGCGTCGGCAACACCCACGACGACCCGAAGGCCTTCGCCAGCCTCATCGACGACGTGCAGCACAAGCTCTTCGAGCAGCTGCCGGACGAGACCTGGGTCTACCCGGGCCACGGCAACGACACCACCCTCGGCGCCGAGCGTCCGCACCTGGCCGAATGGCGCGAGCGCGGCTGGTAG
- a CDS encoding maleylpyruvate isomerase family mycothiol-dependent enzyme encodes MTDHVHDLRSVREATDRLLTAVAKLDNAALAEESHLPGWTRGHILAHLARNADALVNVFEGRPMYESAAARDTDIERDAGRPLEEHLTDLRDSAARFMATTEPDQDWSRTVELRNGVTDLAANVPFRRWVEADLHHVDLNIGYELTDLPAEFTDREIAFLADRWSGRPEVPPVALVAGDGRSWRTGSAGDPAVTVSGTAAGLLAWLAGRGDKGASLTTSGGPLPELPPL; translated from the coding sequence ATGACTGATCATGTGCACGACCTGCGATCTGTACGTGAAGCCACGGACCGACTGCTGACCGCAGTCGCGAAACTGGACAACGCAGCCCTCGCCGAGGAGTCACACCTCCCGGGCTGGACCCGCGGCCACATCCTGGCCCACCTCGCACGCAACGCGGACGCCCTCGTCAACGTCTTCGAGGGGCGCCCCATGTACGAGAGCGCCGCCGCCCGCGACACGGACATCGAGCGCGACGCCGGCCGGCCTCTGGAAGAACACCTGACGGACCTCCGTGATTCCGCGGCCCGCTTCATGGCCACCACCGAGCCCGACCAGGACTGGTCCCGCACGGTCGAGCTGCGCAACGGCGTCACCGATCTCGCCGCCAACGTGCCCTTCCGCCGCTGGGTCGAGGCCGACCTGCACCACGTCGACCTGAACATCGGCTACGAGCTCACCGACCTCCCGGCGGAGTTCACCGACCGCGAGATCGCCTTCCTCGCCGACCGCTGGTCCGGCCGCCCCGAGGTGCCGCCGGTGGCCCTGGTAGCGGGCGACGGACGGAGCTGGCGCACCGGCTCCGCCGGGGATCCGGCCGTGACCGTGTCCGGCACCGCCGCGGGGCTGCTGGCCTGGCTGGCCGGCCGCGGCGACAAGGGCGCCTCCCTGACGACCTCGGGCGGCCCCCTCCCCGAGCTCCCCCCGCTCTAG
- the uvrA gene encoding excinuclease ABC subunit UvrA, whose amino-acid sequence MTDRLIVRGAREHNLKNVSLDLPRDSLIVFTGLSGSGKSSLAFDTIFAEGQRRYVESLSSYARQFLGQMDKPDVDFIEGLSPAVSIDQKSTSRNPRSTVGTITEVYDYLRLLFARIGKPHCPECRRPISRQSPQAIVDKVLALPEGSRFQVLSPLVRERKGEFVDLFSDLQTKGYSRARVDGETIQLSEPPTLKKQEKHTIEVVIDRLTVKESAKRRLTDSVETALGLSGGMVILDFVDLAEDDPERERMYSEHLYCPYDDLSFEELEPRSFSFNSPFGACPECTGIGTRMEVDPELIIPDEDKSLDEGAVSPWSLGHTKDYFQRLIGALAEELGFRTDIAWAGLPVRAKKALLYGHKTQIEVRYRNRYGRERAYTTAFEGAVPFVKRRHAESESDASRERFEGYMREVPCPTCEGTRLKPIVLAVTVMEKSIAEVAAMSISECADFLGRMRLDARDKKIAERVLKEVNERLRFLVDVGLDYLSLNRAAGTLSGGEAQRIRLATQIGSGLVGVLYVLDEPSIGLHQRDNHRLIETLVRLRDMGNTLIVVEHDEDTIKVADWVVDIGPGAGEHGGKVVHSGSLKELLKNTESMTGQYLSGKKSIEIPDVRRPVNGERKLTVHGAKENNLRDIDVSFPLGVLTAVTGVSGSGKSTLVNDILYTHLARELNGARSVPGRHTRVEGDELVDKVVHVDQSPIGRTPRSNPATYTGVFDHVRKLFAETMEAKVRGYLPGRFSFNVKGGRCENCAGDGTIKIEMNFLPDVYVPCEVCHGDRYNRETLEVHYKGKSIAEVLNMPIEEALGFFEAVPTIARHLKTLNEVGLGYVRLGQSAPTLSGGEAQRVKLASELQKRSTGRTVYVLDEPTTGLHFEDISKLIKVLSGLVDKGNSVIVIEHNLDVIKTADWVIDMGPEGGYGGGLVVAEGTPEAVASVGASHTGKFLRDILGADRVSDAGASPVRATAKKAPAKKAPAKKAVATKAAAAKKAAPAKKTTARARKA is encoded by the coding sequence GTGACCGACCGTCTCATCGTTCGTGGCGCTCGCGAGCACAACCTGAAGAACGTCTCGCTCGACCTGCCCCGCGACTCACTCATCGTCTTCACCGGACTCTCCGGGTCGGGCAAGTCCTCCCTGGCCTTCGACACGATCTTCGCCGAGGGCCAGCGCCGCTACGTCGAGTCGCTCTCGTCGTACGCCCGCCAGTTCCTCGGGCAGATGGACAAGCCCGACGTCGACTTCATCGAGGGCCTCTCCCCGGCCGTCTCGATCGACCAGAAGTCGACCTCGCGCAACCCGCGCTCCACCGTGGGCACCATCACCGAGGTCTATGACTACCTGCGCCTGCTCTTCGCCCGGATCGGCAAGCCGCACTGCCCCGAGTGCCGCCGGCCCATCTCGCGCCAGTCGCCGCAGGCGATCGTCGACAAGGTGCTCGCGCTCCCCGAGGGCAGCCGCTTCCAGGTGCTCTCGCCGCTGGTGCGCGAGCGCAAGGGCGAGTTCGTCGACCTCTTCTCCGACCTCCAGACCAAGGGCTACAGCCGGGCGCGGGTGGACGGGGAGACCATCCAGCTCTCCGAGCCGCCCACGCTGAAGAAGCAGGAGAAGCACACCATCGAGGTGGTCATCGACCGCCTCACCGTCAAGGAGAGCGCCAAGCGCCGGCTCACGGACTCCGTGGAGACCGCCCTCGGCCTGTCCGGCGGCATGGTGATCCTGGATTTCGTCGACCTCGCCGAGGACGACCCCGAGCGTGAGCGGATGTATTCCGAGCACCTCTACTGCCCGTACGACGACCTGTCCTTCGAGGAGCTGGAGCCGCGCTCCTTCTCCTTCAACTCGCCCTTCGGAGCCTGCCCCGAGTGCACCGGTATCGGTACGCGCATGGAGGTGGACCCGGAGCTGATCATTCCGGACGAGGACAAGTCCCTGGACGAGGGCGCGGTCTCGCCGTGGTCGCTCGGCCACACCAAGGACTACTTCCAGCGGCTGATCGGCGCGCTCGCCGAGGAGCTCGGATTCCGGACCGACATCGCGTGGGCCGGGCTGCCGGTGCGCGCGAAGAAGGCCCTGCTGTACGGGCACAAGACGCAGATCGAGGTCCGCTACCGCAACCGGTACGGCCGGGAGCGCGCCTACACCACGGCCTTCGAGGGCGCCGTGCCGTTCGTCAAGCGGCGGCACGCGGAGTCGGAGAGCGACGCCAGCCGCGAGCGCTTCGAGGGCTACATGCGTGAGGTGCCCTGCCCGACCTGTGAGGGCACCCGCCTCAAGCCGATCGTGCTCGCGGTGACGGTGATGGAGAAGTCCATCGCCGAGGTCGCCGCCATGTCGATCAGCGAGTGCGCGGACTTCCTGGGGCGGATGCGCCTCGACGCCCGCGACAAGAAGATCGCCGAGCGGGTCCTGAAGGAGGTCAACGAGCGGCTCCGCTTCCTCGTGGACGTCGGTCTCGACTACCTCTCCCTCAACCGGGCCGCCGGCACCCTGTCCGGTGGCGAGGCCCAGCGCATCCGGCTCGCCACCCAGATCGGCTCCGGCCTGGTCGGCGTGCTCTACGTGCTGGACGAGCCCTCCATCGGTCTGCACCAGCGCGACAACCACCGGCTGATCGAGACCCTGGTGCGACTGCGGGACATGGGCAACACGCTCATCGTGGTCGAGCACGACGAGGACACCATCAAGGTGGCCGACTGGGTCGTCGACATCGGTCCCGGCGCGGGTGAGCACGGCGGCAAGGTGGTGCACAGCGGTTCGCTCAAGGAGCTGCTGAAGAACACCGAGTCGATGACCGGGCAGTACCTCTCGGGCAAGAAGTCCATCGAGATCCCGGACGTGCGCCGGCCCGTGAACGGCGAGCGCAAGCTGACCGTGCACGGCGCCAAGGAGAACAACCTGCGGGACATCGACGTGTCCTTCCCGCTGGGTGTGCTGACGGCCGTGACCGGCGTGTCGGGCTCGGGCAAGTCGACGCTGGTCAACGACATCCTCTACACGCACCTGGCCCGCGAGCTGAACGGCGCCCGCTCGGTGCCCGGGCGGCACACCCGGGTGGAGGGCGACGAGCTCGTCGACAAGGTCGTCCACGTCGACCAGTCGCCGATCGGCCGGACCCCGCGGTCCAACCCGGCGACGTACACGGGCGTCTTCGACCACGTGCGCAAGCTCTTCGCGGAGACCATGGAGGCGAAGGTGCGCGGCTACCTGCCGGGCCGCTTCTCCTTCAACGTGAAGGGCGGCCGGTGCGAGAACTGCGCCGGCGACGGCACGATCAAGATCGAGATGAACTTCCTGCCGGACGTCTACGTCCCCTGCGAGGTCTGCCACGGCGACCGGTACAACCGGGAGACGCTGGAGGTCCACTACAAGGGCAAGTCCATCGCGGAAGTGCTGAACATGCCGATCGAGGAGGCGCTGGGCTTCTTCGAGGCGGTGCCGACGATCGCGCGTCACCTCAAGACGCTCAACGAGGTCGGGCTGGGCTACGTCCGCCTCGGCCAGTCGGCACCGACCCTGTCGGGCGGTGAGGCGCAGCGCGTCAAGCTGGCCTCCGAGCTCCAGAAGCGCTCCACGGGCCGGACGGTCTACGTGCTGGACGAGCCGACCACGGGTCTGCACTTCGAGGACATCTCGAAGCTGATCAAGGTGCTGTCCGGGCTGGTGGACAAGGGGAACTCGGTGATCGTCATCGAGCACAACCTCGACGTCATCAAGACCGCGGACTGGGTCATCGACATGGGCCCCGAGGGCGGCTACGGCGGCGGTCTGGTGGTGGCCGAGGGCACCCCCGAGGCGGTGGCCTCGGTGGGCGCGAGCCACACCGGCAAGTTCCTGCGGGACATCCTGGGCGCGGACCGGGTCTCCGACGCGGGGGCGTCCCCGGTGCGGGCCACGGCGAAGAAGGCCCCGGCCAAGAAGGCCCCGGCGAAGAAGGCGGTGGCGACCAAGGCCGCCGCCGCGAAGAAGGCGGCCCCGGCCAAGAAGACGACGGCCCGGGCGCGCAAGGCGTAG
- a CDS encoding carbohydrate kinase family protein, which translates to MIVVGGEALIDLVPAARPPGALLPRRGGGPYNTALALGRLGAEVAFCSRVSSDGFGESLLAGLRAAGVDLSLVQRGPEPTTLAVPSLAPDGSASYGFYVEGTADRLFTLPPALPDGVRALALGTCSLVLEPGASAYEALLRRESRRGLLTLLDPNIRPALIADPAAYRARFLERLLPHTSVLKLSEEDAAWLGGRVEDWLAAGPSAVVLTRGAAGLTVWTREGAQHSAAARPVAVVDTIGAGDTVNAALLHRLTAAGPGGPVDWPEVLAHAAHAAALTCTRAGAEPPYAAELSG; encoded by the coding sequence GTGATCGTCGTCGGCGGAGAAGCCCTCATCGACCTGGTGCCCGCGGCACGGCCGCCCGGCGCACTGCTGCCCCGGCGGGGCGGCGGACCGTACAACACCGCGCTCGCGCTCGGCCGGCTCGGCGCCGAGGTGGCCTTCTGCTCGCGGGTCTCCTCGGACGGCTTCGGCGAGAGCCTGCTCGCCGGGCTGCGGGCGGCCGGGGTGGACCTGTCGCTGGTCCAGCGCGGTCCGGAGCCCACCACGCTCGCCGTGCCCTCGCTGGCCCCGGACGGCTCGGCCTCCTACGGCTTCTACGTCGAGGGCACGGCGGACCGGCTGTTCACGCTGCCGCCCGCCCTGCCGGACGGGGTACGGGCCCTCGCGCTCGGCACCTGCTCGCTGGTCCTGGAACCGGGCGCGAGCGCGTACGAGGCCCTGCTGCGCCGGGAGTCCCGGCGCGGGCTGCTCACCCTGCTGGACCCCAACATCCGGCCGGCGCTGATCGCGGACCCGGCGGCGTACCGCGCCCGGTTCCTGGAGCGGCTGCTGCCGCACACGAGCGTCCTCAAGCTGTCGGAGGAGGACGCGGCCTGGCTGGGCGGCCGGGTCGAGGACTGGCTGGCGGCCGGACCGTCGGCGGTGGTGCTGACCCGGGGCGCGGCGGGCCTGACGGTCTGGACCCGGGAGGGCGCGCAGCACTCGGCGGCGGCCCGCCCGGTCGCGGTGGTGGACACGATCGGCGCGGGCGACACCGTCAACGCGGCCCTGCTGCACCGGCTCACCGCCGCCGGGCCGGGCGGGCCGGTGGACTGGCCGGAGGTGCTGGCCCACGCCGCCCATGCGGCGGCCCTGACCTGTACCCGGGCGGGGGCGGAACCTCCGTACGCGGCGGAGCTCAGCGGATAG
- a CDS encoding Rieske (2Fe-2S) protein produces MPAPQSPARRTVLRGAAALAGAAGAGAALAACSTETHSGGNTPATPAEPVDLGAAADVPVGGAKLYREKKLIVSCPAEGQYKAFSAQCTHAGCVLDKIVEGEGNCPCHGSRFDVNTGKVLRGPASAPLPAVPVRAENGNLVAG; encoded by the coding sequence ATGCCCGCGCCGCAGTCGCCCGCCCGCCGTACCGTCCTCAGGGGCGCCGCCGCGCTCGCCGGGGCTGCGGGCGCGGGAGCGGCCCTCGCGGCCTGTTCCACCGAGACCCACAGTGGGGGCAACACCCCCGCCACTCCCGCCGAGCCGGTGGACCTGGGCGCCGCGGCCGACGTCCCGGTGGGCGGCGCGAAGCTGTACCGGGAGAAGAAGCTGATCGTCAGCTGCCCGGCCGAGGGCCAGTACAAGGCGTTCAGCGCCCAGTGCACGCATGCCGGCTGCGTCCTGGACAAGATCGTCGAGGGCGAGGGGAACTGCCCCTGCCACGGCAGCCGTTTCGATGTGAACACCGGCAAGGTCCTGCGCGGCCCGGCCTCCGCGCCGCTGCCCGCCGTCCCGGTCCGGGCCGAGAACGGCAACCTCGTCGCCGGCTGA
- a CDS encoding papain-like cysteine protease family protein has product MRNRNRRLSPAASLTAVLTALLFALPIGTGTAAAADAGTDSALATKRLNITMQAQTKTNWCWAAGGNTIATWFGRNYSQNQFCNAAFNRQQGSECPNNQATLGNVQTGLRWAGINPGSYVTGWLQYSTVQTEINANRPIETRIQWSNGGGHMHVVYGYDTASNWVYWGDPWPSSDRYNWASHAWYVNNNTFSWTHSLYRIGA; this is encoded by the coding sequence ATGCGCAACCGAAACCGGCGGCTTTCCCCAGCCGCCTCGCTCACCGCCGTGCTCACCGCCCTGCTGTTCGCCCTGCCCATCGGCACCGGCACCGCCGCCGCTGCCGATGCCGGCACCGACTCCGCCCTCGCCACCAAGCGCCTGAACATCACCATGCAGGCGCAGACGAAGACCAACTGGTGCTGGGCCGCCGGCGGCAACACCATCGCCACCTGGTTCGGCCGGAACTACAGCCAGAACCAGTTCTGCAACGCCGCCTTCAACCGCCAGCAGGGCAGCGAATGCCCCAACAACCAGGCCACCCTCGGCAACGTCCAGACCGGGCTGCGCTGGGCGGGCATCAACCCCGGCTCCTACGTCACCGGCTGGCTCCAGTACTCCACCGTCCAGACCGAGATCAACGCCAACCGGCCGATCGAGACCCGGATCCAATGGTCCAACGGCGGCGGCCACATGCACGTCGTCTACGGCTACGACACCGCGAGCAACTGGGTCTACTGGGGCGACCCCTGGCCCTCCAGCGACCGCTACAACTGGGCCTCGCACGCCTGGTACGTCAACAACAACACCTTCTCCTGGACCCACTCGCTCTACCGGATCGGGGCGTGA
- the uvrC gene encoding excinuclease ABC subunit UvrC: MADPSSYRPEPGQIPDSPGVYKFRDEHRRVIYVGKAKSLRQRLASYFQDLAGLHPRTATMVTTAASVEWTVVSTEVEALQLEYSWIKEFDPRFNVKYRDDKSYPSLAVTLNEEYPRVQVMRGPKKKGVRYFGPYGHAWAIRETVDLMLRVFPVRTCSAGVFKRSAQIGRPCLLGYIGKCSAPCVGRVTPEEHRELAEDFCDFMAGRTGTYLSRLEKEMHAAAEDMEYEKAARLRDDIGALRRAMEKNAVVLADATDADLIAVAEDELEAAVQIFHVRGGRVRGQRGWVTDKVEAVDTAGLVEHALQQLYGEEKGEAVPKEVLVPALPEDTPVLSQWLADRRGSQVSLRIPQRGDKKALMETVHRNALQSLALHKTKRASDLTTRSRALEEIAAALDLDSAPLRIECFDISHLQGDDVVASMVVFEDGLARKSEYRRFQIKSFEGQDDVRSMHEVVSRRFRRYLQEKLRTGEWDPEDGDGEVPEDDGKPKRFAYPPQLVVVDGGQPQVAAAKRALEELGIDDVAVCGLAKRLEEVWVPGEDDPVVLPRTSEGLYLLQRVRDEAHRFAIQYQRNKRGKRLKSGPLDEVPGLGESRKQALIKHFGSVKKLRQATIDQICEVPGIGRKTAETVVAALARAVPAGPAVNTATGEIIEDETPAPAGASSERGTEQ, translated from the coding sequence ATGGCCGACCCTTCCAGCTACCGTCCCGAGCCGGGACAGATCCCTGACTCCCCGGGGGTCTACAAGTTCCGCGACGAGCACCGCCGGGTGATCTACGTCGGGAAGGCCAAGAGCCTGCGCCAGCGCCTGGCCAGCTACTTCCAGGACCTCGCCGGCCTGCATCCCCGTACCGCCACGATGGTGACCACGGCCGCCTCCGTCGAGTGGACCGTGGTCTCCACCGAGGTCGAGGCGCTCCAGCTGGAATACTCGTGGATCAAGGAGTTCGACCCCCGGTTCAACGTCAAGTACCGGGACGACAAGAGCTACCCCTCCCTCGCCGTCACCCTCAATGAGGAGTACCCGCGGGTCCAGGTCATGCGGGGGCCCAAGAAGAAGGGCGTGCGCTACTTCGGGCCCTACGGACACGCCTGGGCGATCCGCGAGACCGTCGACCTGATGCTCCGGGTGTTCCCGGTCCGGACCTGCTCCGCCGGCGTGTTCAAGCGTTCCGCCCAGATCGGCCGGCCCTGCCTGCTCGGCTACATCGGCAAGTGCTCCGCCCCCTGCGTCGGCCGGGTCACCCCCGAGGAGCACCGCGAACTGGCCGAGGACTTCTGCGACTTCATGGCCGGCCGCACCGGCACCTACCTCTCCCGGCTGGAGAAGGAGATGCACGCGGCGGCCGAGGACATGGAGTACGAGAAGGCCGCCCGGCTGCGCGACGACATCGGGGCACTGCGCCGGGCCATGGAGAAGAACGCCGTGGTGCTCGCCGACGCCACCGACGCCGACCTGATCGCCGTCGCCGAGGACGAGCTCGAAGCCGCCGTGCAGATCTTCCACGTCCGCGGCGGCCGGGTCCGCGGCCAGCGCGGCTGGGTCACCGACAAGGTCGAGGCCGTCGACACGGCCGGACTCGTCGAGCACGCCCTCCAGCAGCTGTACGGCGAGGAGAAGGGCGAGGCCGTGCCCAAGGAGGTGCTGGTCCCGGCGCTCCCCGAGGACACGCCGGTGCTGAGCCAGTGGCTCGCCGACCGGCGGGGGTCCCAGGTCAGCCTGCGGATACCGCAGCGCGGCGACAAGAAGGCCCTCATGGAGACCGTCCACCGCAACGCGCTCCAGTCCCTCGCCCTGCACAAGACCAAGCGCGCCAGCGACCTCACCACGCGCTCCCGGGCCCTGGAGGAGATCGCCGCAGCCCTGGACCTCGACAGCGCCCCGCTGCGCATCGAGTGCTTCGACATCTCCCACCTCCAGGGCGACGACGTCGTCGCGTCGATGGTCGTCTTCGAGGACGGCCTGGCCCGCAAGAGCGAGTACCGGCGCTTCCAGATCAAGTCCTTCGAGGGGCAGGACGACGTCCGCTCCATGCACGAGGTGGTGTCCCGGCGCTTCCGCCGCTATCTCCAGGAGAAGCTCAGGACGGGGGAGTGGGACCCCGAGGACGGCGACGGGGAGGTGCCCGAGGACGACGGGAAGCCCAAGCGCTTCGCGTACCCGCCCCAGCTCGTCGTGGTCGACGGCGGGCAGCCGCAGGTCGCCGCCGCCAAGCGGGCCCTGGAGGAGCTCGGGATCGACGACGTCGCCGTGTGCGGCCTGGCCAAGCGGCTGGAGGAGGTCTGGGTGCCCGGCGAGGACGACCCGGTCGTGCTCCCGCGCACCAGCGAGGGGCTCTACCTGCTCCAGCGGGTGCGTGACGAAGCCCACCGGTTCGCCATCCAGTACCAGCGCAACAAGCGCGGCAAGCGCCTGAAATCCGGGCCCCTGGACGAGGTGCCCGGCCTCGGCGAGAGCCGCAAGCAGGCCCTGATCAAGCACTTCGGTTCGGTGAAGAAGCTGAGACAGGCGACAATCGACCAGATCTGCGAGGTCCCGGGCATAGGCCGGAAGACGGCCGAGACCGTGGTCGCGGCCCTCGCCCGGGCGGTTCCCGCCGGTCCTGCCGTCAACACGGCCACAGGAGAGATCATTGAGGATGAGACCCCCGCGCCAGCGGGAGCATCGTCCGAACGGGGGACCGAGCAATGA
- the rapZ gene encoding RNase adapter RapZ, protein MTEHETTHDRDGAQVSTGTTAEPGETAEAAIPELVIISGMSGAGRSTAAKCLEDLGWFVVDNLPPALIPTMVELGARSQGNVARIAVVVDVRGRQFFDALRESLADLDSKGVTRRIVFLESSDDALVRRFESVRRPHPLQGDGRITDGIAAERDLLRELRGDADLVIDTSSLNVHELRAKMDAQFAGDEEPELRATVMSFGYKYGLPVDADLVVDCRFIPNPHWVPELRPFTGLNEEVSGYVFSQPGAKEFLDRYTELLQLIATGYRREGKRYVTIAVGCTGGKHRSVAMSEKLAARLASEGVETVVVHRDMGRE, encoded by the coding sequence ATGACCGAGCACGAGACCACGCACGACCGAGACGGAGCACAGGTGAGTACGGGCACGACAGCGGAGCCCGGCGAGACCGCCGAGGCGGCCATCCCCGAGCTGGTGATCATCTCCGGCATGTCCGGGGCCGGCCGCAGCACGGCGGCCAAGTGTCTGGAGGACCTCGGCTGGTTCGTCGTCGACAACCTCCCGCCGGCCCTGATCCCGACCATGGTGGAGCTCGGCGCACGCTCCCAGGGCAACGTGGCGCGCATCGCCGTCGTCGTGGACGTCCGCGGCCGCCAGTTCTTCGACGCCCTGCGCGAGTCCCTCGCCGACCTCGACAGCAAGGGCGTCACCCGCCGCATCGTCTTCCTGGAGTCCTCCGACGACGCGCTGGTCCGCCGCTTCGAGTCGGTCCGCCGCCCGCACCCGCTCCAGGGCGACGGGCGCATCACCGACGGCATCGCCGCCGAGCGAGACCTGCTGCGCGAGCTGCGCGGCGACGCCGACCTGGTGATCGACACCTCCAGCCTGAACGTGCACGAGCTGCGCGCCAAGATGGACGCCCAGTTCGCCGGGGACGAGGAGCCCGAGCTGCGGGCCACCGTCATGTCCTTCGGCTACAAGTACGGCCTCCCCGTCGACGCCGACCTGGTCGTCGACTGCCGCTTCATCCCCAACCCGCACTGGGTCCCGGAGCTGCGCCCCTTCACCGGGCTCAACGAGGAGGTGTCGGGGTACGTCTTCAGCCAGCCCGGCGCCAAGGAGTTCCTCGACCGCTACACCGAGCTGCTCCAGCTCATCGCCACCGGCTACCGCCGCGAGGGCAAGCGGTACGTGACCATCGCGGTCGGCTGCACGGGCGGCAAGCACCGCAGCGTGGCCATGTCCGAGAAGCTCGCCGCCCGCCTTGCCTCCGAGGGAGTCGAGACCGTCGTAGTCCACCGGGACATGGGGCGCGAGTGA